The segment tctttaagCCTTTCATCTTCcttgtttgaattttatcaatattttgtgtTCCAACATGTATACGACCAAATGTTGTTCCAAGTGTATCTGtagagatatttttcttcttctttgcctatatcataattataatattagaagttaatatatttatatttaacgtataatatatatatatatatatatatatatatatatatatatatatatatatatatatatttgtgtaatttgTGAAAGTACCTTGAGTTCTTTAGGTTTCTTGCAAACTTGCTTAAATAAATCTTCAGAAGCAAATTTATTCCGCCTGCATAACAAATCAGCACGTGGGCCTATTTCCTCCAGTTCTACTCTAGGTGTTCTTGTATtggattttttcaaaagtatcctaatatataaaaaaacatattcatACATTCTTAATGATTTatgttattctattttaattttatttttatatcttaccTATAACTACGCagaagtattttattttcaacagcTGTAAAACTTAAAACATGTTCAAGACCTTGCAATCTGATTTTTTCAACCACTTCTCTTTGGAATATATCAACAAGTAAGTTTTTAATTCTAccatattcataattattttcaaagagttcaccattaaaaattaacaatggTTTTATTCCAGTAGCAATCTTCTCaactttaaaatcttttagtcctttataattttctactcCAAACTCTATCATATCTAATAAAGTATGTTCATACATTCGACCCATGACAAAGTTGTGTGGGCGTTTCTTATTATGCAAAGCCATCATGAAAAGAGGTGCttcatatttaattgcaaatttctcAATGggtacaatattttcaaacggTAGAATGTCATTTTTCTCTTGCATCATTTGTATATTAGGTTTCTTTAAATCATActgtaaagtatataatataagaaaataatgtattaaatactgtatatatattacagtatatttaatatagtatattgtTTCAAATTAAAGTTTCAATGTTTTCAGAGAATTATCTCCAAAAAATGTTAAGTaactaatgaaatataatagtaatatatatcgatacaaattatttcacTCACCAAATCCTTCATGAAATCTTTGACAATCTGTGAAGTATTTTTACCTTTGAGACAAAAAGTTTCTTTAGTATTTTCTATCAGTTGAGGTTCCTTTTTTAATAGAGCTTTCTTGCCCTTACGTGTAACTGGCTTTCTGTGTAGAAATATTGCTCATAAGtacaatgtatatacagaataCTTCTGCATCCTATTAAtacatgcaaaatatatacacagataATATACTTACATCCTACTTATGGCTGGCATCGCAaaacgatttttctttttttcagattttcttattaaaaacgtAGTATCACAATTGAATTACACTATTGCATAGAACGCATATAACCTATCAATACTCCCAAGAAGTTTGTTCGTTTAGTCACTGAGCTCTATAAGGCCGGTTCTACAATAGCTGTCGTAAGTCGGATGTTGACCAATCATGATGCTGCGAtgcaattaatgtaaaatgacCTTTAGAGAAGAGTAATCGAATATGATTGGTCAACTCTTACGACAGCTATTGTAGAACTGGCTTAATCGCTatcgtatgtatgtacgttgTGTAAAAAGTTTGACAACTATCCGACATTTCTCATATTTAACACAACCTGCGACTGATCACGACCGATTGTGACTGTGGTAGTACTAGACAGATTGCACTAATATTCGCAAATGCGAAAATCAGCGAAATTATGGCAAGTTCGTCACGGTAAGTtgtgtaaaattgtaaaattaccTTCGGGAATTTATTATCGATGTAATAATTGTCAAACGAGTCCCACTTGACCTATTGTCAACATTGAACTTAAAGTAAAGGTTAAGATCGTGTATAGTTCtaacagattttatttattacatcaagtgcatttttaatcaatataagaataaattatctgCGATAAGactttaaattctaaaataaattttaataaattaaaaagctgcattatgtattaataactaaaaatgaGATTGCgttatagttatttatttgtttacatttgcACTGTTAAGTACGTCTGTTTATTTAATGcctgatattatataattttatttaaacatatgagataattaaaatcatttaaaatatttatcctgaaaactgttttttttacagaaatgatACAAACAAGATTTGTTGTTACGCACATCCAGATGCTCCACTTATAGAAGATTACAGAGCGGGAGACCAGATCTGCTCAGAATGCGGATTAGTTGTGGGAGATAGGTAAAAGTGTTACAAATATAAgagcataaaattaattacacagctcatatttattttcttacatcACAGAGTAATAGATGTGGGTTCAGAATGGAGAACGTTTAGCAATGAAAAATCAGGAATAGATCCATCGCGTGTCGGTGGACCGGAGAATCCGCTTCTAAATGGCGCAGATTTATCAACAATGATTGGACCTGGAACAGGTGCTGCATCTTTCGACGGCTTTGGTACTGCCAAGTATCAAAATCGGCGTACAGTcagtatcatatttttttctctttgatacTTTGTACAATATGTGtacgaattatattaaaattatgaaaaatatatattcttttagatgAGTAGTTCTGATAGAGCTCTGCTTAATGCATTTCGCGAGATTAACGGCATGGCAGATCGTATCAATTTGCCAAAAACCATTGTGGACAGAGCTAATACCTTGTTCAAGCAAGTACACGACGGCAAAAACTTGAAAGGTCGCTCGAACGATGCGATCGCGTCTGCGTGTTTATACATCGCTTGTCGGCAGGAGGGAGTGCCACGTACATTCAAGGAGATCTGTGCTGTCAGCAAGATTAGCAAAAAAGAGATCGGTCGATGTTTCAAATTGATTCTTAAGGCTCTTGAAACCAGCGTCGATCTCATCACTACAGGCGACTTTATGTCCAGATTCTGCTCTAATCTCGGCCTTCCCAATATGGTGCAGAGGGCCGCTACACATATTGCCAGAAAAGCTGTAGAGATTGACATTGTACCAGGCAGGTCGCCTATTTCAGTTGCAGCTGCAGCGATTTACATGGCGTCACAGGTGTGCAATATATTCTGGAAAAATGcagaattaatattgtattctaTATAATCTGCATTTTCATgcgatattttatcttattacacAGGCTTCGGAGGACAAGAGGTCGCAGAAGGAAATTGGAGATATCGCTGGTGTCGCAGATGTTACAATCCGACAATCGTACAAATTAATGTATCCACATGCTAGTAAACTCTTCCCAGAAGACTTCAGATTCGCCACACCGATCGATCAGTTACCGCAGatgtaaaattagaaaagtcTCGCTCTTTCTTTTGGAGTATATTtgatcattatattataatttaaaggaGTAATTGTTTTCTGTCACAAGTAATCCAGCCATTTTATTTACAAGGCACATTCCTAAACAATTTAtgcagtttaatattttttgaacaaataatcttttttcccCTATTCTATTTTACTATGTTTCTCAGAAGTATATTGGTGCCTGGTTAGTATATATTGAACTGAACGTTGAACTTGTATTCTCTATGTTCTgttgtataaaaatcattatctAACATAGTGCATATTTGTTATGTATGCTAAATACGATGCTTTctgttattttctcttttatttgcaaatttatgatttataggATGTTTATaagaagataattatttatcacaaataacttttttttggtagcactataaataaagaaatttttatatcatggccttacattaaaatttgaaaaatacatatataaatacgtatatatatatatgtatatatatatatatatatatatatatatatatatatatatatatatatatatatgtatatatgtatagttaatattattaataatattattatattaataatattaataatattataataatattataattaattatgtaattaactatataatagtaattaattatgtagtaGTGATAGTATAGGAGTAATAGTAAACAAATACAAATAGGAGTAAAGCAGATGGATGTCTATGTCAAACTTTTATGACATATAAATTGCTAATGTTTTACAATATCATTCTGCTATTCTAATGAAGTTAAACAGATAATTCGGTTAGGCGTTTGTCACCTGTAATATCTCGTttgatcttatttttttcagatttttagaCTGAAAAACAGTTTAggaagggggaaggggggggtttagattctaataattttctaatgctAAGGCTACGGTAAAAGGCGCTCATACTGCTGACAATCtgtaatatacataacatTAAGCATAGATTTTCAGCACTGTAAGCACATTTCAAACCGCAGCCTATGTGTATACTTAAttacacaattataattatataattgtatacgattttttataaatgtatacaatttatactaatataattatgtaattaatatataatataaatgaaaaacacatatattgcaaatttgggatatattaaaatacgtaagaaggaaagaaaagggagcgaaagcgagagagagagagaaagagacataaaataaaactgacGGATTATGCTCAACTCTGTTTtctaattcttttactttcttgCTCTAACATAacatttggaattttttttatatatgcaagtATTGTTTTGTTATAACCGAAAACTGAAGAGTATTGTATAGTAAGAGtgcgtataaaatttattctgtgatatatttaaaaagtgaaagAAGTAACATTATATATCGCAAATAACTATAATTTGTCAATTTATATCTGAGTTTGTCAAAGAATTCAAaagttgttaaataaaattatagagtatttttaaacatacagaatatataaactgattatatattgtgttatgtattaatttcCCTTGTTCTTATAAATCAGtacaataaattacttatCTATCGcccatatattttaattagtttgtattactaaaataacaagcaattttaataaagtatatatttctgataaCTTTCCATTTATCtaacatatttttagtatCTTCTAATTGTtgaataatagttatataaaactgtaaaatatgtttaaatatatgcattattctTCTCAATCTcattattgtgtaataattattgttacgtACGATGGGGATAATTTCAATGATGGTAaaaggatttttattttaatttgatgatTTCTCACCTTTTTGCATATCCACagtcttatataatattgttgcaaACTTATTTACATGTCCGCAAtgttaatgattttttattcgatattgCTTTTGACTTAATGCTGcgaatcatatttaaaatatctaatacgAATTCTGTTTTATCATTCTTAATTTCATTCTCTCGAGAGACATGGGAAATacgagaataataaaatataatttataataaaaattatggatttcataattttatttaatcgagaACAATCATTTAAAAGCGCAAATGGatttatcgtataaaaaattatattaaaatagttattacaGAATTGAGACTTACACACacaataaattactaatatcattataaaaatatatatatatatatataattatttagttatttatattagatcaCAGTTATAAATGAatcatagtttttttaaacgtttctatttttaaaatcccGTTTCATAAAACATGttaatggattttttttatttaattgcgttgtttaattatacatttaaatgtatatatgcaacattgatgtttaataacaatttgtggatgtacatttattaaaatttactccGCATTCGAGTCAAGTacgaatacaaaaaatattaccaTTCATGTGACCTTTGTGATATTGTTAtcgtaattataattcattctTTGTACTATATACTTGTTCCATCTTATCCAGTAGATTTTAAAGACGACTAGATCCAGttaaaaaacgattaaattgtgagctttattatttattttacttcctgtacaaaaattgaaaaagaatttatcaacTAAATGTGATtaacaaaaaagatttttgtagaggaagtaaaataaatgaagCTTACAATTTAGTCGTTTTTTTAAACTGCCTAACagcacatatgtataaaagatatttataagaaatccaCAGGattttaaaacatgttttaatattctatgaaTCTCTTGTAAACATCTTTTAAACATGAGTGCTTTTAAGGCGCTAGATCTAGTCATCCTTTccggtaaaaattttttatatataatcagataaaaatgatcgtatctaattatacaaatttattccggtaaaaaatttttatatataatcagataaaaatgatcgtatctaattatacaaatttatatacgaaatttgttcattttattatataattatatataattatacataaaatgttgcaggcattgtgtacaagtatgtatataagcttacacatatataattttaattgcagctatcaatccatttatatttaaatatacgtaacgttttatgcggtgtcatctataattatacatatttttacacaattgtgtagaatactgtataattatattcaattttgcgtaactatacataagaaattttttatcgagttTAAATCTACAGGATAAAATGGAATAAGTATAGTAGGTACAAAGAATGAATTATAATGCAATAACAATATTGCAAACGCAACATGAATGATAACACTCTTGTATTTGTGCCTGACATAAATGCCgagcaaattttaataaatttatatgcacAAGTTGTTATTAAGcattaattatgcatatataaatatatatatacatgaattgaatatataactGAAAACCCCAgtcaaatagaaaaatgttgaattaaacatgttttatgaaacgagattttaaaaataaaaacgattaaaataaaCCTATGATTTATTAGTTATAACCACCatcttgatattatatatatgttaagagGATCCTAAACCGTCCtgtattatcgatatttttattataccaaATATTTTTAGCGGTTGTATAGAATGATAAATTCTTTCccacgataaaaatatacaccGAAACCTCTTCGGAACTTATGCTAACTTatattaatgaagaaaaaagttaagaaaTCATAGTTTTATTGCTATCGGCTTTTAGAGCCAGTTCGCAACCATAATTGTTTGATACAAACGTTTTGCAATTTGTATCAACAAAATGAGATAAGTtccagatataaattatatataaatattagtaaatttttagatatgatattatataatttttagatatgaGTTTAGAAGTctagataaaaaacattttgttaaaaaaaatgtgcagcaaaatgtttttactagacttttaaacttatttttaaaagtttacaaatatttcttcatgTAATTCTTACAGTGAGAACctgttaaattttatgtgtataaatcgcaacttttatatcaaataaacatattgTCATTAGGTCATTTAGATTTTGGTTGGTAATATAGAACAGTTTTAGGATCCCCTTAAGAACTATCACTATAATctcttacaatatttttagatgttAACAGAAAACTGATTATAATAGATGAGAAATGATAGAAATAtactatacagggtgtccccaaTTTAAATGGCAAAACTTCGGAAGCGTGTAGGGGGACCGAGAAACTAAGACAAAAAGTCCTTTAGAGATTTTGTTCGTTTTTGCTCCATTTTggagaaaatcgcaaaaaaagaaacaaaacaagttttcgtttttttacttatttacattttattcatgttATCATCTATTTTATGCAGATATTGTTCAAAATGCTGCCCTCTTGCAGCAATGCAAGCATTATTACATCTAACACTGACCGCATTAATTGCAGCTAGAATTGTTCTGTACAACTGACTAAAGATTGATTAAGGACTCGTAAAAGAAAGCAATAATGTAAACAaacaaaagaatgtaaaagataacatcaagtgtttatatatatgtaaggaATATTTTGAAGCAGAAAGTTTATCCGGTACCAATCAACTCAAGAAAGTAACTGACAGTAGGAGATTacatttttgcgattttctccAAAATGGAGCAAATCTCTAAAGAACTTTTCGTTTTAGTTTTTTGGTCCCCTACACGCTTCCGAAGTTTTATCACAGtcataatgaaatttatgtttctgatattgacatattttgtaaatatattcttgcagTCATATTATTCATGTCACGTCTAattacaacattttttatcgataatttttatacgaaagCGATAACATTGCTTACTTAAGACGAAGAAATCACATTATTTCACGAGCTGTTAATTGTTAACGATACTAACACATCTGTGTTAGTATGAATATCTATTCAGCgtaaatttgacaattttcttttcagcAACACATAAACTATAATTCGAATAACCACAGTCAAGccgaataatataaaaacatcaaTCCAAAACGTGGGTTTGGACATAGATAACTCTTTTAGTATTGATGATGGTATCCTCCAAtggcaatatattatatgatcaTGTGATGTGGGACAATCTAAGGACTCTCGATTAAAGCTGTAAATTGCTTGCAGTACGCCATCGACAgcaaatctaaaataatttatgtagcTGACGTAGAAAAGGCTTACTGGCATGTGACTAAGAAAGATCAGATAGCCGGATAGGCCAATCATTATGTGAATGATAACAGACGCGCAAAATATGCCATTAGTAGGATTGAAAATTACACCCAGACCCAAACCTATGCTCTCCGAAACCAAACTCGTTAAAACTAAGATgagtaaaaagaagaaaaaccgATACCATTCCATAGATTGGCTTGTTAATAAGTATGAAATGCTTGCGTAAATGAGACAGAATAATATCTGCAACGGTACAGAGATTACCAAGGTGACCAGATAATAACTGCTCAGCTGGTACCAATTGTTGAAACACTCCTTTTTCAAAATGGTCAATTCCAACGGAAACGTCAATGCGGCCGGTATCAGGGTGCTATATGTCATGTACCCTGCGCTTAAAACCAAGTAACTAACATTGTTAAATGCCTTCTTACCATCGTTGCCAGCGTGCTGAAACATTAAGCCCAACATAATAGCCACGAGGACGTGGAGGATGATTTTAAGGCGAAGCAACATCA is part of the Anoplolepis gracilipes chromosome 2, ASM4749672v1, whole genome shotgun sequence genome and harbors:
- the Non3 gene encoding ribosome production factor 2 homolog — protein: MPAISRIKPVTRKGKKALLKKEPQLIENTKETFCLKGKNTSQIVKDFMKDLYDLKKPNIQMMQEKNDILPFENIVPIEKFAIKYEAPLFMMALHNKKRPHNFVMGRMYEHTLLDMIEFGVENYKGLKDFKVEKIATGIKPLLIFNGELFENNYEYGRIKNLLVDIFQREVVEKIRLQGLEHVLSFTAVENKILLRSYRILLKKSNTRTPRVELEEIGPRADLLCRRNKFASEDLFKQVCKKPKELKAKKKKNISTDTLGTTFGRIHVGTQNIDKIQTRKMKGLKKTLSEKKSVQKRKIADDNNDSATKLQKVD
- the Tfiib gene encoding transcription initiation factor IIB — protein: MASSSRNDTNKICCYAHPDAPLIEDYRAGDQICSECGLVVGDRVIDVGSEWRTFSNEKSGIDPSRVGGPENPLLNGADLSTMIGPGTGAASFDGFGTAKYQNRRTMSSSDRALLNAFREINGMADRINLPKTIVDRANTLFKQVHDGKNLKGRSNDAIASACLYIACRQEGVPRTFKEICAVSKISKKEIGRCFKLILKALETSVDLITTGDFMSRFCSNLGLPNMVQRAATHIARKAVEIDIVPGRSPISVAAAAIYMASQASEDKRSQKEIGDIAGVADVTIRQSYKLMYPHASKLFPEDFRFATPIDQLPQM